One stretch of Scatophagus argus isolate fScaArg1 chromosome 18, fScaArg1.pri, whole genome shotgun sequence DNA includes these proteins:
- the LOC124049967 gene encoding myosin-6-like, giving the protein MSGDAIMAEFGTAAPFLRKSDKERLEAQTRPFDIKRECFVPDPEVEYVKATVKSRDGDKVTVETESGKTVTHKEADIHPQNPPKFDKIEDMAMFTFLHEPAVLFNLKERYAAWMIYTYSGLFCVTVNPYKWLPVYDQAVVNAYRGKKRSEAPPHIYSISDNAYQYMLSDRENQSILITGESGAGKTVNTKRVIQYFASIAAVSGKKDAAQEKKGTLEDQIIQANPALEAFGNAKTIRNDNSSRFGKFIRIHFGVSGKLSSADIETYLLEKSRVTYQLKAERDYHIFYQILSQRKPELLEMLLITNNPYDYTYISQGETTVASINDAEELMATDEAFDVLGFTQEEKNSIYKLTGAVMHHGNMKFKQKQREEQAEPDGTEDLDKSAYLMGLNSADLIKALCHPRVKVGNEWVTKGQSVQQVYYSIGALSKSVYEKMFLWMVVRINQSLDTKQPRQYFIGVLDIAGFEIFDFNTFEQLCINYTNEKLQQFFNHHMFVLEQEEYKKEGIVWEFIDFGMDLAACIELIEKPMGIMSILEEECMFPKASDATFKAKLYDNHLGKSPNFQKPRIVKGKPEAHFSLAHYAGIVDYNITNWLEKNKDPLNETVVGLYQKSNLKLLSLLFAGYAGADSAQDTGGKGGKGGKKKGSSFQTVSALHRENLNKLMTNLRSTHPHFVRCLIPNETKTPGAMENPLVMHQLRCNGVLEGIRICRKGFPNRIQYGDFKQRYRILNPNAIPEGQFIDNKKAAEKLLGSLDIDHEQYKLGHTKVFFKAGLLGVLEEMRDDRLALIITGIQARARGLLARIEFQKIVERRDALLVIQWNVRAFMGVKNWPWMKMYFKIKPLLKSAETEKEMANMKEEFTKLKEAYAKSEARKKELEEKMVTLLQEKNDLQLQVQSEQDNLADAEERCEGLIKSKIQLEAKAKELTERLEDEEEMNAELTAKKRKLEDECSELKKDIDDLELTLAKVEKEKHATENKVKNLTEEMAALDEIIAKLTKEKKALQEAHQQTLDDLQSEEDKVNTLTKAKVKLEQQVDDLEGSLEQEKKVRMDLERAKRKLEGDLKLTQENVMDLENDKQQLEEKLKKKDFELSQQLSKIEDEQALGAQLHKKLKELQARIEELEEELEAERAARAKVEKQRADLARELEEISERLEEAGGATAAQIEMNKKREAEFQKMRRDLEEATLQHEATVATLRKKNADSVADLGEQIDNLQRVKQKLEKEKSELRLELDDVVSNMEQIVKVKSNLEKMCRTLEDQMSELRTKADESQRVINDFTMQKAKLQTENGEFARQLEEKDSLVSQLTRGKQSYTQQIEDLKRQLEEEIKAKNALAHSVQSARHDCDLLREQFEEEQEAKAELQRSMSKANSEVAQWRTKYETDAIQRTEELEEAKKKLVQRLQEAEEAVEAANAKCSSLEKTKHRLQGEIEDLMVDVERSNAAAAALDKKQRNFDKVLAEWKQKYEESQTELESAQKEARSLSTELFKLKNSYEESLDHLETMKRENKNLQEEISDLTEQLGEGGKSIHELEKFRKQLEQEKAEIQAALEEAEGSLEHEEGKILRAQLEFNQVKADIERKLAEKDEEMEQAKRNHQRVVDSLQSSLETETRSRNEALRVKKKMEGDLNEMEIQLSQANRQAAEAQKQLKGVHVHLKDLQLQLDDTLRANDDLKENTAIVERRNNLLQSELDELRSVVEQTERSRKLAEQELLDASERVQLLHSQNTSLLNQKKKLESDTVQLQNEVEEAMQECRNAEEKAKKAVTDAAMMAEELKKEQDTSAHLERMKKNMEQTIKDLQHRLDEAEQIAMKGGKKQVQKLEARVRELENEVDLEQKRSGDSVKGIRKYERRIKELTYQTEEDKKNLSRLQDLVDKLQLKVKSYKRAAEEAEEQSNANLGKLRKLQHELEEAEERADIAESQVNKLRAKSRDTGAKKTHDEE; this is encoded by the exons ATGTCAGGCGACGCCATCATGGCGGAGTTCGGGACCGCCGCTCCCTTTCTGAGAAAGTCAGACAAGGAGCGTCTGGAGGCCCAGACTCGACCCTTCGACATAAAGAGGGAGTGTTTTGTGCCCGACCCTGAGGTGGAGTACGTTAAAGCCACAGTCAAAAGCAGAGATGGCGACAAAGTCACCGTTGAAACTGAGTCTGGAAAA ACCGTGACCCATAAGGAAGCTGATATCCACCCTCAGAACCCGCCAAAGTTCGACAAAATCGAGGACATGGCGATGTTCACCTTCCTCCACGaacctgctgtgctgtttaaCCTCAAAGAGCGTTACGCAGCATGGATGATCTAC ACCTACTCTGGCTTGTTCTGTGTGACCGTCAACCCCTACAAGTGGCTGCCGGTGTACGATCAGGCGGTGGTCAATGCctacagaggaaagaagaggagtgaAGCTCCTCCTCACATCTACTCCATTTCTGACAATGCCTACCAGTACATGCTGTCAG acagagaaaaccagTCTATCCTGATCAC tGGAGAATCTGGTGCAGGAAAGACTGTGAACACCAAGAGGGTCATCCAGTACTTTGCCAGCATCGCAGCAGTTTCTGGCAAGAAGGACGCTGCTCAGGAGAAAAAG GGCACCCTGGAGGATCAAATCATCCAGGCCAATCCTGCCCTGGAGGCTTTTGGAAATGCCAAGACCATCAGAAACGACAACTCCTCCAGATTT GGCAAATTCATTCGGATCCATTTTGGAGTCAGTGGGAAACTGTCTTCAGCTGATATTGAAACTT ACCTGCTGGAGAAATCTCGTGTCACCTACCAGCTCAAGGCTGAGAGAGACTACCACATCTTCTACCAGATTCTGTCCCAGAGGAAACCAGAACTGCTGG AAATGCTGTTAATCACTAACAACCCCTACGACTACACATACATCTCCCAAGGAGAAACAACAGTAGCCTCCATCAATGATGCCGAAGAGCTGATGGCTACTGAT GAAGCTTTTGATGTCCTGGGCTTCACCCAAGAAGAGAAGAACAGCATTTACAAGCTGACTGGTGCAGTTATGCATCATGGAAACATGAAgttcaaacagaagcagagagaagagcaAGCAGAGCCTGATGGCACAGAAG ATCTTGACAAAAGTGCATATCTGATGGGCTTAAACTCTGCTGACCTCATCAAGGCCCTGTGTCACCCAAGGGTGAAAGTAGGCAATGAGTGGGTCACCAAAGGTCAGAGTGTGCAGCAG GTGTACTACTCTATTGGTGCACTGTCCAAGTCAGTGTACGAGAAAATGTTCTTGTGGATGGTGGTGAGAATCAACCAATCTCTGGACACCAAGCAACCTCGCCAGTACTTCATTGGGGTGCTGGACATTGCTGGATTTGAGATCTTTGAC TTCAACACATTTGAGCAACTGTGCATCAACTACACtaatgagaagctgcagcagttctTCAACCACCACATGTTTGTGCTGGAACAAGAGGAGTACAAGAAAGAGGGTATCGTGTGGGAGTTCATTGACTTTGGCATGGACTTGGCAGCCTGCATTGAACTCATTGAGAAG CCCATGGGCATCATGTCCATCCTTGAAGAGGAGTGCATGTTCCCCAAAGCCAGTGATGCAACATTTAAAGCCAAACTGTATGACAACCATCTGGGAAAAAGTCCAAACTTCCAGAAGCCGAGGATTGTTAAGGGGAAACCAGAAGCTCATTTCTCCCTTGCTCACTATGCTGGTATTGTTGATTACAACATCACTAACTGGCTGGAGAAGAACAAAGACCCACTGAATGAAACTGTGGTGGGACTGTATCAGAAGTCCAACCTTAAGTTGCTGTCTCTCCTGTTTGCTGGATATGCTGGTGCAGATTCAG CCCAGGATacaggaggaaaaggaggaaaggggggaaagaagaaaGGTTCTTCTTTCCAGACTGTGTCTGCACTGCACAGG GAGAACTTGAACAAACTGATGACCAACCTCAGATCAACTCACCCCCACTTTGTGCGCTGTCTCATCCCCAATGAGACCAAGACTCCTGGGGCGATGGAGAATCCTCTGGTCATGCACCAGCTGCGCTGTAATGGTGTGCTGGAGGGCATCAGGATCTGCAGGAAGGGATTCCCCAACAGGATCCAGTATGGAGACTTTAAACAAAG ATACCGCATCCTGAATCCGAACGCCATCCCTGAGGGACAGTTCATAGACAacaagaaagcagcagaaaaactgcTGGGCTCTCTGGACATTGACCATGAGCAGTATAAACTGGGACACACGAAG gtgTTCTTCAAAGCTGGTCTGCTGGGTGTTCTTGAGGAGATGAGAGACGATCGTCTCGCTCTCATCATCACTGGAATTCAAGCGCGAGCCAGAGGACTACTCGCCAGGATTGAGTTCCAGAAGATTGTTGAGCGCAG GGATGCCTTGCTGGTGATCCAGTGGAACGTCCGTGCCTTCATGGGTGTCAAGAATTGGCCCTGGATGAAGATGTACTTCAAGATCAAACCTCTGCTAAAATCAGCTGAGACTGAGAAGGAGATGGCAAACATGAAGGAGGAGTTCACAAAGCTGAAAGAGGCTTATGCTAAATCTGAGGCCCGTaagaaagagctggaggaaaagaTGGTCACCCTTCTCCAAGAGAAGAACGACCTGCAGCTCCAAGTCCAATCT GAACAAGACAATCTTGCAGATGCTGAGGAGCGCTGTGAGGGTCTGATCAAGAGTAAGATCCAGCTTGAGGCCAAAGCCAAAGAGCTGACGGAGAGGctggaagatgaagaggagatgaATGCAGAGCTCACTGCCaagaagaggaagctggaggacGAATGTTCAGAACTCAAGAAGGACATTGATGATCTGGAGCTGACTCTGGCTAAagtggaaaaggaaaagcatGCCACAGAGAACAAG GTTAAAAACCTGACTGAAGAGATGGCAGCTTTGGATGAAATTATTGCTAAGCTgaccaaagagaagaaagctCTTCAGGAGGCTCATCAGCAAACACTGGACGACCTGCAGAGTGAAGAGGACAAAGTCAACACTCTGACCAAGGCCAAAGTCAAGCTGGAGCAGCAAGTTGATGAT CTTGAAGGTTCACTGGAGCAAGAGAAGAAAGTGAGGATGGATCTGGAAAGAGCCAAGAGAAAATTGGAAGGGGACTTAAAGTTAACCCAAGAAAATGTGATGGATCTGGAGAATGacaagcagcagctggaggaaaaaCTCAAAAA GAAAGACTTTGAACTCAGCCAACAGCTAAGTAAGATTGAGGATGAACAGGCCTTAGGAGCTCAACTCCACAAGAAACTGAAGGAGTTACAG GCTCGCAttgaagagctggaggaggagctggaggcagaACGAGCTGCCCGAGCCAAAGTGGAGAAACAGAGGGCTGACTTGgccagagagctggaggagatcagtgagaggctggaggaggccGGAGGAGCCACTGCTGCCCAGATCGAGATGAACAAGAAGAGGGAGGCTGAGTTTCAGAAGATGCGCAGAGACCTTGAAGAGGCCACTCTGCAGCATGAAGCCACTGTTGCTACACTGAGAAAGAAGAACGCAGATAGTGTGGCTGACCTGGGAGAGCAGATTGACAACCTGCAAAGAGTCAAAcagaagctggagaaagagaagagcgAGCTCAGACTGGAGCTGGATGATGTCGTCTCCAACATGGAGCAAATTGTCAAAGTTAAA tcaaactTGGAGAAAATGTGTCGCACTCTTGAAGATCAAATGAGCGAATTGAGGACTAAAGCTGATGAAAGCCAGCGTGTCATCAATGACTTCACCATGCAGAAAGCAAAACTTCAGACTGAAAATG GTGAGTTTGCCAGACAGCTGGAGGAGAAGGACTCTTTGGTCTCTCAGCTGACCAGAGGGAAGCAGTCCTACACTCAGCAGATTGAAGACCTCAAGAGACAACTAGAAGAGGAAATCAAG GCCAAGAATGCGCTTGCCCATTCAGTGCAGTCTGCGCGCCATGACTGTGATTTGTTGAGGGAGCAGtttgaggaggagcaggaggccaaAGCTGAGCTCCAACGCAGCATGTCCAAGGCCAACTCTGAGGTGGCTCAGTGGAGAACCAAGTATGAAACCGATGCCATCCAAAGGACGGAGGAGCTGGAAGAAGCAAA GAAGAAACTGGTCCAGCGTCTGCAGGAGGCCGAGGAAGCTGTTGAAGCTGCTAACGCTAAATGTTCCTCCCTGgagaaaaccaaacacaggCTTCAGGGTGAGATTGAAGATCTCATGGTGGACGTGGAGAGATCGAATGCTGCCGCTGCAGCTCTGgacaagaaacaaagaaactttGACAAG GTCCTTGCTGAGTGGAAGCAGAAGTATGAGGAGTCCCAGACTGAGCTGGAAAGTGCCCAGAAAGAAGCTCGTTCTCTCAGCACTGAGCTCTTCAAACTGAAGAACTCTTATGAAGAATCTCTGGATCATCTGGAGACAATGAAacgagaaaacaaaaaccttcaaG aggaaatttCTGACCTGACTGAGCAACTCGGTGAGGGAGGAAAGAGCATCCACGAGCTGGAGAAGTTCCGCAAACAGCTGGAACAAGAGAAGGCTGAGATACAAGCTGCTCTGGAGGAAGCTGAG GGCTCTCTGGAGCATGAAGAGGGTAAGATCCTCCGAGCTCAGCTTGAGTTCAACCAGGTGAAGGCTGACATTGAGCGGAAGCTGGCTGAGAAGGACGAGGAGATGGAGCAGGCCAAGCGTAACCATCAGAGAGTGGTGGACAGTCTGCAGAGCTCCCTGGAGACTGAGACTCGCAGCAGAAACGAAGCTCTCAgggtgaagaagaagatggagggagatcTCAATGAGATGGAGATCCAGCTGAGTCAGGCCAACAGGCAGGCAGCAGAGGCTCAGAAGCAGCTCAAGGGAGTCCATGTTCATCTGAAG GActtgcagctgcagctggatgaTACTCTCCGTGCCAATGATGATCTGAAGGAGAACACTGCCATTGTGGAGAGACGTAACAACCTGCTGCAGTCTGAACTTGATGAGCTGAGGTCTGTGGTGGAGCAGACCGAGAGAAGTCGTAAACTGGCAGAGCAGGAACTGCTGGATGCCAGTGAGAGAGTTCAGCTGCTGCACTCTCAG AACACCAGCCtgctgaaccagaagaagaagcttgAAAGTGACACAGTTCAGCTTCAGAACGAGGTGGAGGAGGCCATGCAGGAGTGCAGAAACGCAGAGGAGAAGGCGAAGAAGGCTGTTACTGATGCTGCCATgatggcagaggagctgaagaaggagcAGGACACCAGTGCTCACCTGGAGCGtatgaagaaaaacatggaaCAAACCATCAAAGACCTGCAGCACCGTCTGGATGAAGCTGAGCAAATAGCCATGAAAGGTGGCAAGAAGCAGGTCCAGAAGCTGGAGGCCAGG gtGAGAGAGTTGGAAAATGAGGTGGATTTGGAGCAGAAGAGAAGCGGTGACTCAGTGAAAGGAATACGCAAGTACGAGAGGCGCATCAAAGAGCTTACCTATCAG ACGGAGGAGGATAAAAAGAATCTGAGCCGTCTGCAGGACCTGGTGGATAAGCTGCAACTGAAAGTTAAATCCTACAAgcgagcagcagaggaagcc gAGGAACAGTCCAATGCAAATCTGGGCAAGTTGCGCAAGCTGCAGCATGAGCTCGAGGAAGCTGAGGAAAGGGCCGACATCGCAGAGTCTCAGGTCAACAAGCTGAGAGCAAAGAGCCGCGACACTGGAGCCAAG aaaacacatgatgAAGAGTGA